Genomic window (Pyrus communis chromosome 13, drPyrComm1.1, whole genome shotgun sequence):
AAATTTGTTTGAAAAGCATGTTTGGATTATGTAATACATACATTATCGTTCTTGGAAGTATGTTTTCAGCTCTTAAAGAGAGATTTTGCATCCCAAATACTAACTGTGTTAATCCTGTTGAAAACATACTTTGCTTGATCAAGAATCGACCCTGAATCGACCGGAGTATCATTGCTTATCGAAGATTCAGGGTCGACTCCAGCTTGATCAAGAATCGCACTTGTTTTATATTTTCCATTTGCGGCCAAGTCTTGATGTTTTTTCCTTGAATTGATGATATAGACTTGGTTGATAGGGCTTTGTTGCTTATTGATGGTAATGCCTAGAGGCCGCTACCTCTGATATAGGTTTCCATGGACCGTATATGGAATGCCTCATTGGTCCATTGACAATGATATCTTTGCTTTTGTTCTTTTGGTGTCATATGCGTTATGTTAATACTTAATACATACGTGTCTTTTGTGCACGTATTAAAAGATTCCTGCTTAAAACGAGCCTGAACCGGAATATCAGATCTTGAGCCCTAACTCAAAACGGTGATGACAGTTTGAGTTGCTTCCTATATGTTACACTGTATGAGAGAATCTTGTCTTAATATTCTGATTTTGGTTTGAATTCGCAGACACGATATCTCCTGCTGATGTTGGGCTTAAAGAGGAAAATCTGGATGACGATCGAGGGCTTGGTTTTTTTGGACTTGACCAACTAAATAGAGTTTCTCGATGGGCTCAACCCATAACATACTTGGATATGTACGAAGGTGATAGTTTTACGGTAAGCATTATAAGTTATCACTCAAAAAGGAATTTAGGTTCTTCGTTATATTCAAAGCTCTCTGAAATTTATACTCAAGGACTAAGCAATGATTTTATGCAGATGTGTATATTCCGTTTTCCTACTTCCTCAGTCATTCCGCTTCATGACCATCCTGGGATGACTGTTTTTAGCAAAATTCTCTATGGCTCTTTGCATGTGAGATCTTATGATTGGGTCGAGCCTGCCCAGGTGATCAAGGGACCAAATTACTTTCCAGGTCTGTTTTTTTATGTAACTTTTAATACACACTACAATGATTATCGGTAGACAATGAGCATGGCGATCGAAAATATTTGTTAATAAAATATAGTAGGGAATGAAAATGTTTGCATCATCATATCCTTACGTCTAGTTACAAATGCCCGTTGAATGATTTTCAGAAGCTAAGTTTCACGAGAGATATACAACTGTATGCCATGCTCATGATTTTCGTGTTTAGAGGGTTTAAATACGGGAGGACTGATGAAATTGCTCTCCAATGCAGTAAGATTGGCGAAGCTGGCAGTGGACAAGGTTTTAACGGCACCATGTGCAACATCAGTTTTGTATCCAAGGAGCGGGGGGAATCTGCATAATTTCACGGCAGTCACTTCTTGTGCTGTTCTTGACATTCTCACACCTCCTTACAGAGAAGATGCAGGCAGAAAATGTACCTACTACCGTGATTATCCATATACCGTGTTTGGTTAGTAACTTTGATTTCTAGTTAGGGTTTTCCTTCGTTCTTGAACTTAATTCGCATGAAAAGAAAAGCTGATGAGTTTAGCTGTCTGATGAAAACTGCAGCtacagaaaacaaaattaaaatagagGACGGCGAAGAAGAGGAGTATGCATGGCTTGCCGAGACAGAACCAGATAATCTTTACATGCGCTCGGGAAATTACACAGGGCCATCTATTCAGGTTTAACCTTCATCACTATCGTTAGGGACGATCGCTAAATGAGCCTTATTGTGTGTGGTTTGGCTTCAGCACCGTAGAGAAAGCATACCATTGCGGTTGACGACAGAAAGCCAACGAGGTACCTAAGGCGCCAAGAAGCGAACTGAGAAAAGGGCTTCTTGCTAGACGATGATATCAAGTTTATCGAGTCAAGACATCCCATGTCGGTCGCCCTCCTTGTTTGTATTGGCCTTCATTAGCAAACTCAGCAAAGTTGTGATTGTGATGAATGCATCCAAGGATTTGTTATGATAGTAGTGATTAGTGAAGCTCTCTCTTTGAGTTTGTGTTTGTGATGTTATGTTGTGCCATTCAAACACGGACATGTCCGCACAGGAAAACACAATCCGCGCCTCCGACGGTTAGAGCTCTACTTAAAACGACAGAGATTCGGAAactcaaaaacactttcacTAGTAATTGATGTTTTGCCTCTAAAACATTGCAAGATTCGGTcgacaaattgaaaatttgtcgCACAAGAACTACTAAGTTGAACTGGATGATGCCGGCACATGGAACTACACCTGACTTGATAAACTCTTATAAAAAATTTCTGTAGATTTTCCGGGAAATCTGAACTGGCTGGAAGCTTAGATGACTTGGATGAATGATCTGATAAATTTCGTCGCTTAGGGAGATCTGAAAGCTTTGCCGGCATAACGCACATTGCCGAGTTCCTCTTCAATACGCAGAAGCTGCATCCAAATCAAAACAGACAAAGAGATGGTTTCAGTCACTCTTCAATTCTACTGCTTTGTTGAAAACAAGTCATAAGTGGATGGTGTTGGGGGAATGGAATTATTCCGGTTTTAACCTGATTATACTTGGCCAACCGCTCACTTCGGCAGGGAGCTCCTGTCTTGATCTATACAGAACAAAATGAAATCGTCGATTTCATGTATATATGAAGTCAAATAATAGAGAGCATGGTTATAGGAATTGGCCAACAAACCTGTCCACTAGCCAAACCAACAGAAAGATCAGCGATAAAGTTATCTTCAGTTTCCCCACTCCGGTGGCTAACCATCACACCCCAACCTGCAGCTTTTGCGTCGAGTGCTGCCTGAATAGATTCAGTTATTGTGCCGATCTGGTTAACCTGCAATTCAAAGGATGAAAATGAGCTCGATCAAGTTACTCAAATCCCAAGGTTATTACCATTTAAAGGAAAACGATCAATGCAGTTAAATATGCTTGCCTTTAGAAGTAAACCATTGCATGCCTTCTTCTGAATGGCTTCAGcaattttggttggatttgTGACCAACAAGTCATCTCCTACAAGTTGGATATCAACAGAAGACTGAAGTGAAGACCACGAGCTCCAATCATCTTGGTCAAATGGATCTTCGATAGACACTATCGGGAATTCCTTAATGAACTCCTTGTACAGCTCGCCAAGGTTCGGAGGCGAGAGCACATGGGCCCCGTCATTTGGTTGTTTCT
Coding sequences:
- the LOC137713588 gene encoding plant cysteine oxidase 3 isoform X1, which produces MLPKFQKATDKLRTFRSHTSMARKNSKVQALYELCQTIFTPSGSPRPSPPAIDKLCSVLDTISPADVGLKEENLDDDRGLGFFGLDQLNRVSRWAQPITYLDMYEGDSFTMCIFRFPTSSVIPLHDHPGMTVFSKILYGSLHVRSYDWVEPAQVIKGPNYFPVRLAKLAVDKVLTAPCATSVLYPRSGGNLHNFTAVTSCAVLDILTPPYREDAGRKCTYYRDYPYTVFATENKIKIEDGEEEEYAWLAETEPDNLYMRSGNYTGPSIQHRRESIPLRLTTESQRGT
- the LOC137713588 gene encoding plant cysteine oxidase 3 isoform X2; this translates as MLPKFQKATDKLRTFRSHTSMARKNSKVQALYELCQTIFTPSGSPRPSPPAIDKLCSVLDTISPADVGLKEENLDDDRGLGFFGLDQLNRVSRWAQPITYLDMYEGDSFTMCIFRFPTSSVIPLHDHPGMTVFSKILYGSLHVRSYDWVEPAQVIKGPNYFPVRLAKLAVDKVLTAPCATSVLYPRSGGNLHNFTAVTSCAVLDILTPPYREDAGRKCTYYRDYPYTVFATENKIKIEDGEEEEYAWLAETEPDNLYMRSGNYTGPSIQV